The following nucleotide sequence is from Scheffersomyces stipitis CBS 6054 chromosome 4, complete sequence.
CAGAAAACTACTGGTTCGTACTAGAGATTCTATACGTTTACCCAGCATAGAAAATCAGCGTAGTTTAGTAGCACCAGTTTCTCCAATATCGTCTCCTTCGACACCCTCACCAAATCCTTTTTCACAGCAGTCAAACTTGTCAAAGATTCTTGTGAAGTCAACATCTAATGGAGCACATTTTGACCCAGACCAATCGCCTACTACTCCCAGAATTTCTGATACATTTGAGAAAGAGCTCTCGCAGGAATTTGAAACCACTGATCTAGAAAATGGAGATGCGAGTCTCATTCTTCCAGATGAAGGGATACCGACTattgaagttttcaagtCCAGAGAATCTGCTTTCAAAGAACTACTAGATGTTGTCCTCAAACAATGTCTTGAAGACTGTGACATCCAAGAAAATCAGGAGAGATGGGCAATAGCGCTCAAAAGAACATTGAAAAGCATTGACCACATCAAAGTTACTGATACATTGGATATTAGACAGTATGTaaagatcaagaaagttCCTGGTGgtacaattgaagaaacagacgTTATTGATGGGTTATTTATGACAAAGAATATTGACTCCAAGAAAATGTCGTCTACTTTAAGGAATCCGAAGATAGCtttgttgatgtttccATTGGAATATTtaaaacaaaaagaacagTTCATTAGTTTGAGAATTATTGGATCTCAACAGGCTGTGTATATCACCAACTTGGTATCCCGTATAGTCTCTCTCGAGCCGGATATTATAGTTGTAGGTGATTCTGTGTGTGGTCTTGCTGAATCGctacttgaagaagcaggCATTACAGTAATTTCAAATACAAAGCCACAGGTAATCGAGAGAATTTCTAGATATACCAAGGCGgatatttttcaatctgtCAAcgatttgttcttcaagaagggTACTCTTGGAACTTGCActaaatttgaaattaaGAAGTATCTTTTTCAGAATGTTGTGAAGACTTTTGCATTCTTCACTGGAAACGACATTCTGGCCGGCTTCACCATATCATTGAGAGGGGGCGATGAAGAACTCTTGAATAGTGTCAAATATGCTGCTGAGACATTGTTGCCAGGGTATCTCAATGCCAGATTCGAGAACGGATTATTGGACAATCTGATGACTACAATCTCGGAAGAAATCCAGAGCAGTTCTTTGGTTCAATACAATGATATTCTACAAGAAATGAAGTCggatgaagttgaagtagatTTGGAGGAAGAGAATAGAAGTTGTGAATTTAGTTTGGACAGTACAGAAGTCGTCAACTACGTGAAGTTATTCAATGAGCGTAAGTTGAGTTTGTCTCCTACTGTCTGTTTGACATTACCAACACCTTTGGTTAATGTCATTGATTCGTactattcttttcatcgGTTCTTCAAGACTAACAAGGTCATCCAAGATACCCAAGATCCAGATAGTATTCACGAAGAATGGCTCGATGAGATGAAAATTAACATTGACATAAATACTTTGCCCAATAGGGGCAACGACTTACTACAATTCCTTAAACATACCAGTGACACACATTTGAAAGCATTGATCAATGATTACCACTACAGAGCTAGAATTTGGTCCAATTGTGTAAGGTTCTCGTCGTATCAACTCTACCCGATCTTCCATAAGAAGATATATGTTCTTCATTCTACTGTTTCGATTAAACATGCCACTCCCTGTTTGGGTCCAAGTATTGTCGTTATTGATTACTACACTGAAAACGACAAATGTCTTGGTTTATTCCTCGACCAGATCTTCCATGAATCTGGCAAGGATTGTCATGAATGTGGAGAAAGCCTATTGAACCACTACAAGACGTATGTCCATGGAAATGCCAAGTTAGATTTGATACTTGAAAGGTTTGAAGACCTCATTCCAGACCAGCAAAACTATCGAGGAAAGAATCAAAGAGTAATGTGGAGTTTCTGCAAAGAATGTAACTATTCCACACCTATTGTGTCTATGACAGACGAAACTTATTACTTATCTCTAGGAAAATTCCTAGAACTAGCTTTCTATGGTGACAAGATAGTGTTGAATGATCGCCAAACTTGTCAACATGATTACAAGACTTCACATGTGAGGTGTTTCGGCTTCAATGATTACGTGATTAGGTTAGAATATTCCAAAATTGATAACTATGAAGTTGTCGTTCCTAAAAAACAGATTGAGTTCATGCCTGAAATCGACATAAAGTTAAAGCTCGAGCTATTCCACAATATTCAGTCCAAGGTGGATaaattcttccaaagtgTTTCGAAGCGTTTGAATCgtgtcaaagttgataCTTTTGACAGAGCTGAAGATGGTTTAAAGAAGATTCAAGAGTTGAAAGACAAGTTAGAAATTCAATTGAACGCTTTAAAACtgaagacattgaagaCTTACAACTTGTCAGCGCCTACCAACCACTTATGTTTGAATATAATCTTGCGAGAATTGCAGGAGTTAGGTGTTGAATGGGATAGTGAGTTTATCGAATTTGAAAGGGCCTTCTTGCCCagtgaaaatgaaattacCAGGCTTACGCAGTTTCATTTgagaaacttcttgattgaCAAGTACTCTGAAACTCCTGACACTaaagacttgaaagaaaaaaacaagaaagatgaGAAACAGCAGGAACTAAAGAGCGAAGGTATCAtagaatctgaaaaagaGAGGGAGAATTATGTGATTCCAGATGACATCATCCACCCAGAGGATAATGTAATTAACATGTCCCCTGAACCTCTAAATGAAGTTAAAAGACCAgatctttcaacttctcctttgttcaaaatttcCAATGTTCGtgacaagatcaacaagttcgAAGCACCCGTTTTTGATACGGATGACGCTAAACGTATTCCATCGACTCCTGGAAGATCTTTGTCACATAGAGGATCAGAATCTTCATTAGGAGCAACTATTGGAATTCCCAGTCAAAATAAGGTTTCACACCTTGCAAGTTTCTTTGACAATATGAGTTTGGCACAGATTTCAAAAGAATTCCAGAttcaaagagaaaaagaaatgCAAGAGAAATTAAACAAGTTTAGAGCCATTCCTATTATGGAAAGTAAACCTATTGTCGAAATTTACGACAAAATTGAGGATGTTATTGTGAATGATGATgatagaaagaagaaagaccCACCCAAGGAAGCGATTGATGCCTCGAGAAGTACAACAGAAAACAATGAAGACGCTAGAGACCCTTCTTCGTTGGATCCTAGTATTACCAAGGCTGGGACAAAACTTGAGATCCCACAACCAGAAAAAAtatcgttgttgaagtcacTAACCAATTTTTGGGCCGACAGATCTGCAACTTTGTGGGATCCTTTAGAATATCCATTGGACTCTCATGAGCATACATTTGCTGACTCTGAAGTCATTGTTCGAGATGATGAGCCATCTTCTCTTGTGGCCTTCTGTTTGTCTTCCAATGATTACAAACAAAAGATTAGAGCAATGCAAGCGGAGACCTTGCCAATCGATGCTGTGACTGGATTTGATGTAGAAAATAACGAAGACAACAATAAGAAAATCAGCAGTTTCAGCAAGAttgagaagaagttcaaaaaGAACTTTAACGACCGAACGGGAAAGATCAATGAATATGAACGGACTATGATCAAAAACAAGTCCAACCACTTGAAGTATCAATTTGTAGATGGTACTACTAATCTTTCGTGCAAGATTTTCTACAGTGAGCAGTTTGAAGCGTTTAGAAATGCTTGCGGGAACCATGACAATTTCATTCAGAGTTTGAGTCGATGCGTTAAGTGGCAATCTAGTGGTGGCAAAAGTGGATCCAATTTCTTAAAGACTTTGGACAACAGATATATTGTCAAAGAATTATCTACGTCCGAATTAGACTCATTTGTTTCTATTGCACCTTTCTACTTCAAGTACATTTCTCAGTCTATGTTCAATACTTTGAGTACGGCTATTGCCAAGATCTTTGGTTTCTACCAGATCCAGGTCAAAAATACTCAAACAGGGAAGACATTTAAGATGGATTTCTTGATTATGGAGAATTTGTTTTACAACCATAAAACAACACGTATCTTTGACTTGAAGGGATCAATGAGAAATAGACATGTGAAACAAACCGGCAAAGAGAACGAAGTGTTGCTTGACGAGAACATGATTGAATATATTTACGAGTCTCCCGTGTTTGTACAAGAGCAGCTGAAGAAACTATTGAGAGGTTCGTTGTTCAACGACACCTCCTTTTTGCTGGCCATGGATGTAATGGACTACTCTTTGGTGATTGGTATTGATGACTCggccaagaagttgtatATTGGCATTATCGATTGGTTGAGAACGTTTACGTGGGACAAGAAGGTGGAAAACTGGGTCAAGggaaacaacttgattggtGGTAatagaaaaggaaaagatcCTACCATTGTCACACCTAAGCAGTACCGCATTAGATTTAGAGAAGCTATGGAGCGGTATATCTTGGAGGTACCAGATATCTGGTATGAAGGAGGAAGATAATTTATTGGTAAGAAAATTATTGTAATAAGAAATAGTTCTAGTTATAATAAGGGACAGTATAGGTATAAGTATAGAGTATAAAGTATAAAGTATAAAGTTTAGGACAGTTTAAAGAGGTCGTGCTTAAGGAAGCATAGATATCAGCAAGAACTGACTTGTAGAGCAAGTCCGAAACCATATGGAGAATTGATATGCATAGAAACAGATGAATAGCAGTAGGATACGGTCACGGTAGAGGTAAGTCTAAAGAGAAAAGGTTAGCTCAAGGATACGgcttttcgcagccattgtGTGGGGCAATAATAGTATATGCAGTACGAACGGTGAATTAGtttcagatgaagatttgaGCGATAAGATAGGTGTTTCAGTTGTAGATAAGCGAAATCTGAACGGATTTGAGAAGTACAGTATAGAAGAGTAGGTGTGAGACCGTCAGGATCTAACTGATAGAGACAGAGGATTGATATGGGAGATTCGTAGCTCTGTGGACGCTACTGGGGATGTGCCGTCGGTGGGAGTGGCTCTTTCACGTGATCTGGCATGAGCTGCAGGCGTTGCAGCCGCATGGAGCAGCCGCACGGCGGTAGGAGTCCCACAATTTTGCAGGAGGGAGAGCGCGTCGCGATCTTTAGCGAGGAAGGGAGTAGGAATGGCTGGACAAGAAGGCGAAGTAGATGTCAAGGCGTGGGGCTTAGGAATGGGTAATGGTAGGTAGGAATTGTGAAAGCTGATAGGAGCAGGAATTGTCACTGAGAGGAGTGGCAATTGTCACTGAGAGGAATGATACTGAGTAATGGAGAATTGTACAATCTCGAGAATCAGCGCAGAGAAATACAGACAGAACAGGAACAGAGATTAGGGAGAAAAGTAGATCAAGACGCCATATTCAGTAGCCTTTAAGCCATCGAGACGTCGGTACAGCCTTCCCTTGTATACTCAGTAGTTGGAACGGCAGTCTGTTGTGACCTGTTAATTAGCTGCCTACTCTTTTCTCGTAAAACTTACTTAGTATACTCGAACTGGAACGAAATTTCAGTCGCCAATTTAAGAGTTATCACATCAGACAAATCCACAACAAGTCCAAAACATGGCTACCAAGCAACAGCCGTGGGAAACCGTTGGGTGCTAGCATTATCTCTCGTAACAGCTGGCTCTATGTGGAGCCGTAGGGAGGTGTCTGGGGCTGTGACGACTCTAATAATGTCTCCTATTCTCAGCCATAGCGTTCCCCCCTTATCGCTGAACCCCTATCTCGCGAAAAAAAATATACGGCTGCTGTGTGTtttttgtttgtttgtgGATTATCGCTTTTCTGAGAATCCAGCTTTTGATTTTGGGTGCTACTTTTTTCgttcttttctgatttctctttttctcttgtttTACTGCTGTAGCTGGAACTTGTCACTTactgcttcttctgcttgACTCGTAGTATAACTTTGTCGTCTGCGAATCTTACCCTCGCTTAGATCCTGATCTACTTCACAAAGTAGCATTCTGCCACAGTGAATACTCGTTGTCATTGCAATAGAATATACTCCTATTGGCACCCACTCCCACTGAAATATTGGCTGGCCGTCGTATCATTACATATTGTTCATACTGTTCATATTGTTCACATTGATTCGTAGGGAAACTCGTCGTACTGAACTTCATTGCCATAATAGAACTCAGCTCGCCCACTTGACAGTAATCGATACTGCTCCTACTATTGAAACACTGCTACGCCCATCACATTGATTTGTACATTGTCTTCTGAAAAACATTGATTTGATATCGTATATTATATCGTATACTGATCCACTACTTTCGTCTTCTCCACATTCGCTTAATACTTGCTAGCCTCCAAAATGGCATTCAGACCAGGCTTCCATTCCGTGGCTTTCGTGCTAATTCTCGTATCGTTTGTGTTTCTCCTATTGGCCACCATCTCGCCTCCGGTGGTCTCGACATTTGCTTTGTCGAAAACCAGCGACTACGTCTACGGCATCTTTGGCTTCTGTACAAACTCTGGCTCAAAGTGTAGCACTGCTACGTTCCCGTATTCACTCAGCGATGTCGATGACAAGACTGACAATTGGTTGTTAGCCAATTCCTCCAGAGACAACTTGGCAAAGGTCTTCATCATTGCACCCATTTCTCTTGGtgtcaacttcatcttgcTTGCGTTGATTGTGGCTGCCCACTTCACCGCTAAAACCGTGACCATCTTTGCTATAATCCTCAACTTCATCAGTTTCATCGTCACTACTCTTGTGGCCGTAATAATagtcgtcgtcttctatCCCAATGTTGCCTGGACAGGCTGGATTCTCATTGGTGCAGCAGCTGCCAACTTGATCTCCATCGTATTCTTAGCTCTTGCCGCCACTATCGGTAGCGACGATAACGACGTCGACGATCTCGACAGTGCtgaaaacaacttgactAATTTTACCGTTCTTGagaacaaattcaacaacgTGAGCTCGTATGGCAATACTAGTAATCTTGCCGGTGGCTTCAAGGGTCCTACTACATCGTATTCTGCCAACAACACCTTTGACACCTCTAGTATCGAAAAGGATTATGATTTTAAACAGCAACAGGCAACGGCCGTAGACACTACCAAGCCTTTCCAGCCATATGCCAACACTCTGTCGTCTATCAATAAAACTGTCAGTAACAATTCACTTTACAACACGAAGCCTCAGACAGTAAACGATTTCACAACAAAACAAGCCTCGATCAACGGTTCCGCGTATTCAGAAGGATCGCAAGTTGGCTCCAAGGCCAGTTTGAACAATAGCAGTGGTAACAGACAGCCTCGAGTTAATGGTGCTCCGTATCCGCAGTCAGCACAGCCTGATAAATATAGCAGCGTTTTTGAGCATCATCCGGAAGTCGAAGGCCACAAGCCTTTTACGGAGTTGGACGACTATGATAACTTCGACGATGATGATGCCGTGCCTCTCAACAGAAACACTCCTCCTGGATCTAACGACTCAGATGTGGACTCCGACTTTACAAGTGTTTCCCAAAGAGCTGTCAATCCTAACTATAACAATTACTATGGACAACCGGCCCCCcaacaacctcaacaaTCTGGAAATGGATACTATGCAATGACCCCACAAGGTCCTTCTGGACAGTATCCTCATGTGCAGCAGTACCAGCCTCATTACCAACAGCAATCTCCTCCTCAACCAGGTCCTGGTGGATATTTCGGTGGTTCGAATGGCCCTGGGGCTTACTCTAGACTCGGCCAGCCTGTTCCTCTGCAACGGTCTACGGTGTCTGACAATGTGTTGAACGCAAACCcagacttcaacttggtagGgcccagaagaagaatgcaACCAGGCTTTGTTCCAGTAGCTGCTAGATACAATGCTAACAAATCTGCGGCTGCTAGCTCATTGATGGGCAGAGGTGGAGCTCCTGGCAGTGGTGGGGCTCCTAGGCATGCTGCTAGTGGACCATATGGAGGCTCTATTCCATGAGACTGGAAGAACTCAAGAAGTCACTGGTTGATCTCTGTATTATAGACTTTTATTTACGTTTACTTCTATGGTTGACTATCGATTTATATAATTCTGCCGACTGTGTTTTAGTAATAATttgttgttcaatacaTGCAAAAGATAAAAAGTGCAGTAAGAGACGTAGGTACAGATTCGATAACATATTCTACATACAAGTATAAGAAATTGTACTATTATCAGAATAGAGGTCGCTATGCACTTGCAGATATATTAATATACTGTTGTATTCACATAAACTTCTGTACTTTTGCTGTGGCTAGTTGCTATAAGTAGTCTCAAGCAACTATATGGTTCCATATAGATAGATGGTATCTAGATCTCATTGTTCTCTTCATTCATTATATATTAGATCTACTATATCACATTACTGCCTTCGACAGGTTTATCTATGGTAGGTCGATCTGGTATACTTTGCTGTGGGGGGTGTTTTGGTTTCTCTACAACAGTAGTGCTTCCATGAGGCTTCACCAACACGATGATAAAAAGAACGAACACGATGAGActcatcaagaagatgatttTACACTTGGTTGTTCTCTTCTGGTAATGTTTGGCTTTAATCAACTCCTTGTCTGACTGTTTCAAGTCATGTACTGTGTTCTGTAGGTTGTAATCTATTCTGTCTAACAAACTTCCCTGATCTACGACAAGACTCTCCATCTCTTTGAAGATAGTCAGAATCTCAAGAATTCCCATGGCCAACTTCGaaatttcttgttctcgTTGATGTAAATAACTCTGATTCAGATTTCGttgtgtttgttgaagaacctGTTTCAGATAGTTTTCGATTTGTTGAGATCtgtcgatttcttcatctagTAATGTGTTTGTGTCCATACTCGTTCTAGAAGTAATGAGCGAATccatttcatcttcatcgtctcgcaagaacttgatgtaGTTATTCTGAAGGTTCCGGAAAATGAGCGAACTGTCTTGAATCTTCGTAGCATATGTTTTCTTaaagttgttcaagatttccaagtcgttTTCTGTGTAATTCAAGCCTAAACGGTCATGATTCACATTCAAATACTCAAATTTTTTCACGAGTATATAGCACTTTTCAAATGTTTTCAAGATGTCGTagttcaagttttcaattCGAGACTCTAATGACTTCTTGTCAGATTTATTCACTATGATAAGTCTCTTGTAGAGAGCCAGCAACTCATTGGTCTCTCGTTTAATCGTGACTAAATGGGAGTCCAACTCTTGGGCGATGTCAAAAAGGGAAGGAATCACCGGTTTCATTTCAATTCCATCATCAGTATCACGGTACTTGTTGgttttccttctactcTGTTGGTTTATCAAGccttcctcttcttctatgAGAGAATCAAAACGTGACTCATTGGTTGTCCGGATGGCCCGCGGAATCGTCCGCCTATAtgagagaaagagattgGTACGGTCTCGAAACATTTTGCTAGCTGATTGCTTAATTGGGTTTAATTGTAAAAATAGTAGTTGTTAGAGATTTGTATAGTGGCACAGACTATAAGTTTGGGTGATTACGTAATAATTCCACTTTTGCTACGTAAGCCAAGAAAACACATtatggctgcgaaatctaTCCCTAAAGTAATCCTGATTTTATCATTTCAGGAGTATGAAAATACTGTTACGCCAATACAAATTTATATAAAAGATTAGACTATGATTATACTGTGTTTTAATTTGTCTATTAATAGTTTACTCCATTCTTTACTTTGTTTATATAGTATCATATCTACCGTGTATGTCTTTTCCAATATGAATATTcgtcttcttgttctttatTTCTATCAtcatttttctttcttttccttttttcTGTTCAAAAATTGTAAGTTGTGTAAACTCAAACTGGAAGCGGACTTCATGGGTGCTCCATTGGCAGCTGCACTTCTGTCAGCTGCACTAGAAGAAGGCTTGGTTTTCAAACTGGACGTCGACTGTGTATGGAGCATCAAATGAGAAGGCAAGTCTTGTGTTTTAAAAGTGCTGTTATGCactggagaagttgaaggatgCGGCAATGGTGTCATTGAAAACACAGCAGAGCCAGAGTGTAGAGCAGAAATACCTATAGGAGATGTAGACGGCTTCGGCAGATGAGCATTCAAACTAACACCACTGCTTCCATTACTGTTGCTTCCACTACCAACAAGACTTCTCTTAGATGAGGATCTGGACAATCCAGCTAggttggaagaagagacGTTACGAGAGTTTGAAGGTGACGAGTTGCCGGAAGACAAATTGCGCAAGTTTGCGCTACTAGACCCACGCGACAATAACGATCTGTTTTTAAATGTAGTCTGCTGTGGCACAGGACTGGGtctcatttcttcaaacctCTTGTTCACTTCAGCAAGATTAATCTGGGAACCAGGCAATGGTGGCTCATACATTGGTGCAAGTACTATTTCCTCTGCATCTCCCTTCAAGGCTTCATTATAGGATGGAACCTTAGATAAAGTATCTGTGCTCAAGTTTACGTCAGAATTAATTCTGGAAATGTGAACAGGTGATCCTACACTCGAAGAAATTAATTGGTTATAAGACGAGCCTGTTCTAGCCATTGCTGGTCTGTACGAGCCAGAGCCCAAACTTCTGGAGAAGTAATCGCTGTGGTCCGCCTCCCCGtcaagattgaaaatgGCTCTGTTTTCTTGAGGAGTACCGGGAAGTGAAGAAAAAATAGGAGATCCGGGTTCAGAAAAGTCCTGAACTTGTCGTTGCAAACTCAACTGTCGCAAGTTCTCGTTCAACTGAACACTGTCTAATGGAGACATAGCAAAATGCAGATTTACTTCGGAAGCCGGACGTTCAAATACTCTAGGAGTGGAAGCACCGGAATTTACTGGAGATTCTACAGGAGACACATCTGACCATAAGCGATCATAAATATGTTTCTCGTACACTGGAGGAGCCATGAAGCCGTTGAAGTTGGTAGCcgagttgttgttggatcTTCTCAATTCGCCTCTTTCAGCCTGTGCCTCTGCCATGTCGCTCAAGCTGGTGTTGCTGGCACTATGAAGATCGTTGGTGAataattcttcttcctccgGAGGCACGCCATGCTCATTTGGAGGATGAGAAGCAACTTCCTCGGGATCATCGTGGCTAGCTCTGATTGTCACAAAGGGAGAAATGAACAACAGAATGGGTAACGAAGCTCTAAGCTCGGATACATGTCCGTCTGGATTTACCAAGCCTATGAcaaacttgatcttgtgTCTGACCTTCAAGTTCGAGAAAATATCGCAATCCTGAGTACATTTCGACAAGCTGAGTGGTACACGCAAGAAGGTGTCGACTTCCCATTTATCCATCTGGAAGTTTGGGTCGTTTTCCAGAGGTCGTGGAATCGACTTCTCACATACAATACGTTCGGCATTGTATGCTGGAGGAAGATACCCGAAATACGAGTAGTACTCTACCAACTTGATGGAAATGTCTCCTAATCTCAACCCTTTCAACAATGGCACCAACATGAAACTAATGGGAGTACCTGAACCAATAGCTATAGCTTTACAGGGAACATTTAACGAGTATTCCACCTTCTTGGGCCAAGTATTGTCTACAGCTACAGTTTCTGTCAATTCAGCAGCGTCAGTGGTCAATGTCCTAATAACTCTTATGTGTCTTTTGGCCACCATAGGTGCGTGAAACTTACCTCTGTCGATTGTTGCTTCAAGACGATACACCAACGAAGCACCAGGCAAACCTTCTACTGATTCAGGCATGTCTCCGGGAAGTACAGCACTGAATGGAAATTCATAGTTACCTGCAACTAGGATATGGTTTCCAGGTTTGGGGGAAGCAGACAAGTTTGTAGACGATGCCGAATTTGACAACGCCATACCTgtcaattgcaaattggaagaagacctcaggagaaaagaagaacccAAGTTTTTCAACGAAGAGGCAGACTGGTTTCTGCTGATACCTACAGATGGGGTTGCTTGCGACGAGTTGTCGTACAAGTTGGTGAGGTACAGGTTGATTTCTACATTGTCCCACACATATTCGTAGactttcttggaaaacttggTTGGTTTGGTAAATTCCCCTTTTGTTGTCTTATATGAGTCCTGCCAACTGAGTCTGAGATTGGCATACATTCTCAAGGTGAATTTCTTGATCGATAACGGTTCATTGAGAGACAACATGATTTTTCCAGCCAACAATGCTGATGCCGCATCCTGTGCATTTCCCTTGAGTACCAACACATCGTGGTCGAGGTTCTTCAACCGGATATCAAACAAAGAGGCCGTTTTAGATGAAGTCAGTTTCTTAGGCATTGTGGTGCGATGAGATTAAACAAAAGAAACGAAACTGgaatatgaatatgaatGCAAAACGATGCTGTAATAGCTATATCTGAAGTCAACAGTGACAAAGATGAAATGTCAAAGTCTTTATTATCTGTGATATTGAATAAACAAACCTGAAAAAAACTGTGTTGTTCCAATCTGAATGCTGATAATATAGAAAACAGTATGTTGATATGGATGAATATGGCTCTGTAGTTTTGTGTATCTGGAGAAAGCAAACTAATGGTGCTGCAATAAAGTCTCCAGTATAAACCTCAGGAATTCTACTGCTCTTCTTTaaaaacttcaacaaaatctGGATTCactttccttcttctgttATTTTTTCAAATATCTAATATTGCCTAATAGATAAGATTCAGATAGCAGTCTAGCGAGATGACGGCAAATTCTCCTTTCTTCACTCAAAACTTGTAAGTGAAACCTATTCAATGGCGAATCCCAATCCAGATCTCCTGCTATACTATAGTGACAACGAAAGAAATTAGATATTTACACAAGGAGAACTCTTGTGATGACACCTAAAGGCTAACTTCGAGCCCCTTCGAGTTATGTATGTGTCACGTGCACCGCGTCGCGCTGAATCTCAGCGAGATTTACAAATGGGCTGCTCGATGGGGGCTTGCCGGAAAAACTTCTCCTGCAACATATATAGGGTTCGGAATAACTACTGTGTATGGAAAGGCAAAACCACAGTAACACTATCTAATAAGTTTGGAAGAACACTTTATGCGATTAGACcgaaaatttttcagagcAGATAACACCGCCGCACGTTGATTCGTTGCCGGCGCGTTTCTCCTATTCCACGGTCATCCCTTTGGTCTGGAGCCTCCTTGACcaaaaatttttcattttcttcgttatCGAGGTTACAAGACTTTTGGCCTCAGCGATGGCAGAGCTATTCTAGGAAGGGAAGGTGGTAGAGAAAATTTGTTGCGCTGGCGATGGCGTCGAATTAAGATAGCAGTACGTTGGAAGGTGGCAGGGTCCTGCTGCTTATGTTGTGTTTAAGCTTGTGATGCAGAATAGGGCAACGTGCATTTTAAATGGTAACATGCGATCTCGATATAAATTTGTAGGCAACACATTTGTCAGACTAAAGATTAATTTTTTTGCTTTCGATTAAGTTTTTGCTTCATTTTCTTAGCTTGCTATCTTTTTTTACCTTCCTATCTTTTTCTTACCTTCCTATCACTTTATTGCCTTTCTAAGGATCCTTTTTCTTGGGGCTTTGCTTATTCTCTTGGTACTCGATCTCGTAGACGTCACCATTTAAATTTGTGGCATTATTTACTGGTgttttgaacttgttcttcaccAAATGCGTATGACTTAGATATTTTGTCATATGTTTAGATTTCGTATCCACACTCCACCTTGGCTTCATCTTGTTGTGTTGTGAGTACTT
It contains:
- the FAB1 gene encoding phosphatidylinositol 3-phosphate 5-kinase (go_function zinc ion binding; 1-phosphatidylinositol-4-phosphate 5-kinase activity), with translation LQRRISSIFNNLPNDIELSDDSASDLETINDSFNSSTQPTPMQLGNRSESQLNASGHPYHDMSLYSESIAKSSPIKGKAELHRGYAGPITSTGSSPTLNTFYALKKKDHRRMKEKQSSNLSAVLIDNAKSMFNSNLTGAVVSSASSMVTSGSREKKKKKKPSKPSENPLKSGGIPKKYWMNDSFVSDCLNCFKPFTAFRRKHHCRFCGQIFCSDCTLFISYNQHKEERQNRENKKDDKKKTSGSYNDKLRVCKPCYSDVIVYLSDDSSSSDSDDENEQAIDDSDEEQSGSSGSSQVDEPILPQHPLSRIRSLSTNSRRDSRMNEATLAANRGFLNKDSKSILESPTSESNISSVTKLDESIKVHQKQAPQMAIPTTRTGESVEIPVPKSSYNNSTVLGSRPPNFNLDALTMSTSSLNTETLSWLKNYTHLRQANISTPDLQRSNSMDSISNMYNNIIGKKSSQGRLRIVSSSERDLSRRVSNKSEMIITDSINSDGDYEYDDEFDDGNEKGSESENEDEQAMSLYAALNHSALKTTPLAKNNIPNSTVSVPTLGEFPAMMSNFPRTIAGSTKLFPTATSPNLNHAVTFLEEMPKAENMRSIGRAHASLERIRSRRKSKSVRKLSVRTRDSIRLPSIENQRSLVAPVSPISSPSTPSPNPFSQQSNLSKILVKSTSNGAHFDPDQSPTTPRISDTFEKELSQEFETTDLENGDASLILPDEGIPTIEVFKSRESAFKELLDVVLKQCLEDCDIQENQERWAIALKRTLKSIDHIKVTDTLDIRQYVKIKKVPGGTIEETDVIDGLFMTKNIDSKKMSSTLRNPKIALLMFPLEYLKQKEQFISLRIIGSQQAVYITNLVSRIVSLEPDIIVVGDSVCGLAESLLEEAGITVISNTKPQVIERISRYTKADIFQSVNDLFFKKGTLGTCTKFEIKKYLFQNVVKTFAFFTGNDISAGFTISLRGGDEELLNSVKYAAETLLPGYLNARFENGLLDNSMTTISEEIQSSSLVQYNDILQEMKSDEVEVDLEEENRSCEFSLDSTEVVNYVKLFNERKLSLSPTVCLTLPTPLVNVIDSYYSFHRFFKTNKVIQDTQDPDSIHEEWLDEMKINIDINTLPNRGNDLLQFLKHTSDTHLKALINDYHYRARIWSNCVRFSSYQLYPIFHKKIYVLHSTVSIKHATPCLGPSIVVIDYYTENDKCLGLFLDQIFHESGKDCHECGESLLNHYKTYVHGNAKLDLILERFEDLIPDQQNYRGKNQRVMWSFCKECNYSTPIVSMTDETYYLSLGKFLELAFYGDKIVLNDRQTCQHDYKTSHVRCFGFNDYVIRLEYSKIDNYEVVVPKKQIEFMPEIDIKLKLELFHNIQSKVDKFFQSVSKRLNRVKVDTFDRAEDGLKKIQELKDKLEIQLNALKSKTLKTYNLSAPTNHLCLNIILRELQELGVEWDSEFIEFERAFLPSENEITRLTQFHLRNFLIDKYSETPDTKDLKEKNKKDEKQQELKSEGIIESEKERENYVIPDDIIHPEDNVINMSPEPLNEVKRPDLSTSPLFKISNVRDKINKFEAPVFDTDDAKRIPSTPGRSLSHRGSESSLGATIGIPSQNKVSHLASFFDNMSLAQISKEFQIQREKEMQEKLNKFRAIPIMESKPIVEIYDKIEDVIVNDDDRKKKDPPKEAIDASRSTTENNEDARDPSSLDPSITKAGTKLEIPQPEKISLLKSLTNFWADRSATLWDPLEYPLDSHEHTFADSEVIVRDDEPSSLVAFCLSSNDYKQKIRAMQAETLPIDAVTGFDVENNEDNNKKISSFSKIEKKFKKNFNDRTGKINEYERTMIKNKSNHLKYQFVDGTTNLSCKIFYSEQFEAFRNACGNHDNFIQSLSRCVKWQSSGGKSGSNFLKTLDNRYIVKELSTSELDSFVSIAPFYFKYISQSMFNTLSTAIAKIFGFYQIQVKNTQTGKTFKMDFLIMENLFYNHKTTRIFDLKGSMRNRHVKQTGKENEVLLDENMIEYIYESPVFVQEQSKKLLRGSLFNDTSFLSAMDVMDYSLVIGIDDSAKKLYIGIIDWLRTFTWDKKVENWVKGNNLIGGNRKGKDPTIVTPKQYRIRFREAMERYILEVPDIWYEGGR